The Bdellovibrionales bacterium sequence GCAGCGACTACCTAGGCACTCAGCAAAGTTTTTCCGATAATGCAAAGATTGGGTGGAAGCCTTGCTCGTTGTTAAATATAATTTTATGGATTGGGGCACGCGTGCCCGTGATTATGAAATCTCCGTCCAGAAGGACATGATCAAAGCAATGAGATAGATACTTCCCTTCTAGGCCTGCAAGCCACGCTCAATCAATTGAACTCGAAACTTGAAAATGTCCGTAAAAGCTATCACTTGGCAAAAGAGTGGGTGGCTATTGAGTTAACCAACATAGAATATATAGGAAGGGAATATCGGAATGGGAAAGTTCAATACCTTGATATGATTGCGGGTCTTAATGCACTCTCAGATGCTCAGAATAAATTTTATTCAGTTTCTGCCGAATTGCATAACGTCCAATTCAATATTCTCTACCATAAAGGAAGTCTCTATGACCTTCTCGTCAAATGATCGAAAATGGTTGATGAGAGCAGGTGGATCTTTGGCCACCATTTTAGTTTTGTTTGGCATATATCGATTGAGTGGATGTTACGATAGCAAGAGTCGGAGAACCATTGGAGTTGTAACGAGGCAGGATTTCGTCCAAAGAGTCACCTTTGCTGGAGTTGTCGTTCCTTTTAAGAAAACAATCGTGACGGCTCCCTATAATGGCTATGTGAGCAAGCTTTTTGTTTCTGTGGGCGATCCGGTGAAGGCGGGCGATCCTATCGTCAGCGTGGTCCAGTCGCTTCAGTCAGGAGATAGTCCTTTTCCTCTAAGATCTCCTTTGAACGGAGTTGTAGTTCAGGTTGAGAGGTCAGAGGGCGAGTATGTGAGAGCGGGTGATTACAAGGAGTTTATTTTGAGGATCGATGATACAAGCAGACTCTTCGTTGCTGCCAATGCTCCAGAGCTGGATCGGGTAAAACTGCGATTTGGTCAAGAGGCTGTCATTCGGGCTTCTGCGATAATTGATCGAAAATATAAGGGCCTCATTCGTGAGCTTTCGTTGGCTGCTAGGGATAAGGAATCTGAGGCAAACAGTCAGGTTGTCGATTTTCCGATTAAAATAGAAATAACCGATGGAGACGAAATGATAAAACCGGGGATGTCGGTT is a genomic window containing:
- a CDS encoding efflux RND transporter periplasmic adaptor subunit codes for the protein MTFSSNDRKWLMRAGGSLATILVLFGIYRLSGCYDSKSRRTIGVVTRQDFVQRVTFAGVVVPFKKTIVTAPYNGYVSKLFVSVGDPVKAGDPIVSVVQSLQSGDSPFPLRSPLNGVVVQVERSEGEYVRAGDYKEFILRIDDTSRLFVAANAPELDRVKLRFGQEAVIRASAIIDRKYKGLIRELSLAARDKESEANSQVVDFPIKIEITDGDEMIKPGMSVIIDVITARKENVLSLRHEFIRRDNDHYFVVLQSGERQTIEVGIQNEEGFEILSGLSEGQKIRQVNFSELNSAE